A single window of Sphingobacterium sp. ML3W DNA harbors:
- the accB gene encoding acetyl-CoA carboxylase biotin carboxyl carrier protein: MGMDIKQIQDLIKFVSKSGVNEVAIEEKDFKITIKTNQEPTYVTASAPVAAAPIAAAAQPTAVTPAAAPAVVSEEANFITIKSPMIGTFYRSAGPGKPTFANVGDEINNGKVLCIIEAMKLFNEIESEVSGKIVKILVEDAQPVEFDQPLFLVDPR, from the coding sequence ATGGGTATGGACATTAAACAAATTCAAGACTTGATTAAATTCGTTTCAAAATCAGGTGTGAATGAAGTAGCAATCGAAGAAAAAGATTTCAAAATTACGATAAAAACAAATCAAGAACCTACTTACGTAACAGCTTCGGCTCCAGTTGCTGCTGCACCAATCGCAGCCGCTGCTCAACCAACTGCAGTTACTCCTGCAGCAGCTCCAGCGGTAGTTTCTGAAGAGGCTAATTTTATCACCATTAAATCTCCAATGATCGGAACATTTTACCGTTCAGCAGGACCAGGAAAACCAACATTTGCAAATGTTGGCGACGAAATCAATAATGGTAAAGTATTGTGCATCATTGAGGCAATGAAATTATTCAATGAAATTGAATCTGAAGTTTCAGGTAAAATTGTTAAAATCTTGGTGGAAGATGCTCAACCAGTTGAGTTCGACCAACCTTTATTCTTGGTAGATCCTAGATAA
- a CDS encoding ABC transporter permease, which produces MILKEIKISWRSLLKNKAFSLLNIFGVMLGFSGFILAYQYINRETSYDKWNPNYDRIYLVGLTSNGAFSDETNAMLAPLLKASLPEIETAGRKTIYSFGSYPLFGENTVLIKNAAVIDSAAAHIFQVENTTGSLYKSNIQNEATLVKEAVAKKIFKNGDLNFDTPKSISVLSLLLDQQERIYGISKDKGLSLINNDLLFIKEPEDLFAGDNPFSYQTYIQVKRGTDITALGKKITQLYHDKVLQQGFSSSLGKGEIYLDPLSSLHLRPKTGSNTPYLMLWIIGIVSITILVLASANFANMIMAQADKRFKELALKKILGSSRWSIIRQLLMEVFILTLIAAVLSFFMLSITGNILQKWFNDDLKQYILNQDTVLYLIIGIVGTTCLSGIYPALILSGFKSVHALKGGLNQSQRKNTLRNGLLVFQIGIALLFISGMLVIHEQINYIQTTDKGFEPAQVITYKGLGMYYDGALNGTYQNLKERLEQDPNILSVASATNIPGEGDLPPKKQFTHNHKEIDLEHIGIDKGYFSTLNMNILKGNIPTSIKQLLQDSTAHYAVVNEAAVTALNLGSPIGAKLAGCDVNFEIIAVVKDSKAYGFENSVKPTIYSYKSECGTMRPQAVLMVKAAKGKADQAIETVKKEWQQNPSTKSLPLEYAFMDQQYALLHKKQQEMQTAFNGFTFLAVIIAALGLFSMSAFQVTVRKKEMSVRKVLGASVQSIFMQLNKPFLRLFIFGSMISIPLTYLILNKWLDNFAYRIELGWWHFLIAIVIIFIIICISISYQTIRAAKANPVDSLRNE; this is translated from the coding sequence ATGATCTTGAAGGAAATCAAAATTTCTTGGCGAAGTCTATTGAAAAACAAAGCTTTTTCATTGTTAAACATATTCGGGGTGATGTTGGGTTTTAGTGGCTTTATCCTAGCCTACCAATATATCAATAGGGAAACGAGCTATGATAAATGGAATCCGAATTATGACCGCATCTATTTGGTTGGATTGACTTCCAATGGTGCATTTTCTGATGAAACAAATGCCATGCTCGCCCCATTATTGAAAGCGAGTCTGCCAGAGATTGAAACTGCAGGTCGAAAAACCATCTATAGTTTTGGTTCCTATCCGCTATTTGGAGAAAACACGGTATTGATTAAAAATGCTGCAGTAATAGATTCTGCTGCTGCACATATTTTTCAAGTAGAAAACACAACAGGTAGCCTCTACAAGAGTAATATTCAAAATGAAGCGACGTTAGTGAAGGAGGCTGTAGCTAAAAAAATATTCAAAAACGGGGATTTAAATTTTGATACCCCAAAATCTATTTCGGTCCTGAGTTTATTATTAGATCAACAAGAACGTATCTATGGAATCAGTAAGGATAAAGGCCTTTCTTTGATCAATAATGATTTGCTCTTCATCAAAGAACCCGAAGATCTGTTTGCAGGCGACAATCCATTTTCTTACCAAACTTATATTCAAGTAAAACGAGGAACAGATATCACTGCCTTAGGGAAAAAAATAACCCAACTCTATCATGATAAGGTTTTACAGCAAGGGTTTTCATCGAGCTTAGGAAAGGGAGAAATCTATCTAGATCCCTTATCCAGTTTACATTTAAGACCAAAAACCGGAAGCAATACGCCCTATCTCATGCTCTGGATAATCGGTATTGTATCGATTACGATTCTTGTATTGGCATCAGCAAATTTTGCAAATATGATCATGGCGCAAGCTGACAAACGGTTCAAAGAATTGGCTTTAAAAAAGATATTGGGAAGCTCACGTTGGTCGATTATACGTCAATTGCTGATGGAAGTATTCATTTTGACATTAATTGCTGCTGTACTTAGTTTTTTTATGCTCAGTATAACAGGAAATATCTTGCAGAAATGGTTCAATGATGACCTAAAACAATATATTTTAAATCAAGATACTGTACTTTATCTTATCATCGGTATTGTCGGGACAACCTGTTTATCCGGTATATACCCTGCTCTCATACTATCCGGTTTCAAATCGGTGCATGCATTAAAGGGAGGACTAAATCAATCGCAAAGGAAAAACACACTTCGTAACGGTTTGTTGGTCTTTCAGATCGGTATTGCCTTACTGTTTATCAGCGGAATGCTCGTAATTCATGAGCAGATCAACTATATACAAACTACAGATAAAGGATTCGAACCTGCTCAAGTAATCACTTATAAGGGTTTGGGTATGTACTATGATGGTGCATTAAATGGTACTTACCAAAATCTCAAAGAACGATTAGAACAGGATCCTAACATCTTGTCGGTTGCTTCGGCGACAAATATACCTGGAGAAGGGGATCTCCCACCAAAAAAGCAATTCACCCATAATCACAAGGAGATCGATCTTGAGCATATCGGTATTGACAAAGGTTATTTCAGCACCTTGAATATGAACATATTAAAAGGAAATATACCGACTTCGATAAAACAGTTACTCCAAGATTCTACTGCACATTATGCTGTTGTTAACGAAGCTGCGGTTACAGCTCTAAATCTAGGTTCGCCTATCGGGGCTAAACTAGCGGGCTGTGATGTGAATTTCGAAATCATCGCCGTCGTAAAGGATAGTAAAGCTTATGGTTTTGAGAATAGTGTGAAGCCTACCATCTACTCGTATAAGAGTGAATGTGGCACGATGCGGCCACAAGCAGTATTAATGGTTAAGGCTGCAAAGGGGAAAGCGGATCAAGCTATCGAAACTGTAAAAAAGGAATGGCAACAAAACCCCTCCACAAAGTCATTACCGCTGGAATATGCTTTCATGGATCAACAATATGCTTTGTTACATAAAAAACAACAAGAAATGCAAACTGCTTTCAATGGTTTTACATTCTTGGCTGTTATCATCGCTGCCCTAGGCCTCTTTAGTATGTCTGCTTTTCAAGTGACTGTTCGTAAGAAGGAAATGAGTGTAAGGAAAGTATTGGGGGCTTCTGTTCAAAGCATTTTCATGCAATTGAACAAACCTTTCTTACGATTATTTATATTTGGTAGTATGATCTCTATCCCCCTAACTTATTTGATACTTAACAAATGGTTGGACAATTTTGCTTACCGCATTGAACTGGGTTGGTGGCATTTTCTGATTGCAATAGTGATAATTTTCATCATCATATGCATATCCATCAGCTACCAAACGATACGTGCTGCAAAAGCCAATCCTGTAGATAGTCTGCGCAATGAGTAA
- the rpmF gene encoding 50S ribosomal protein L32: MAHPKRKTSKSRRDKRRTHYKADRPSLSICKETGAVHLPHRAYTVDGNLYYNGKLIIDNTAVV; the protein is encoded by the coding sequence ATGGCACATCCAAAGCGTAAGACTTCTAAATCAAGAAGAGACAAGAGAAGAACACATTATAAAGCAGACAGACCTAGCTTAAGCATTTGTAAAGAAACTGGTGCAGTTCATTTACCACACCGTGCATACACAGTAGATGGTAATTTATACTACAACGGTAAATTGATCATTGATAATACAGCTGTTGTCTAA
- the plsX gene encoding phosphate acyltransferase PlsX encodes MKIGLDILGGDYAPKATILGAIEAQQILSNDQKLVLFGNEEETKLLIEQAGGNPSDFEYVHAPENISMGEHPTKAITQKPNSSIAKGFELLKRGEIDSFASAGNTGAMLVGSLFSVKAVPGVLRPAITTIVPKLKSGFGLLLDVGANADCKPEMLNQFAVLGSLYSQHMFGIPSPRIGLLNIGEEEEKGNILTTSTYPLLKNNEHINFIGNAEGRDLFSDIADVYVCDGFTGNVVLKLAESFYVVTLKKGFKDEFFDRFNYEQYGGSPVLGVNAPVIIGHGISTPQAIKNMVLQSRDMIQSDLIDKIRSAFN; translated from the coding sequence ATGAAGATTGGTTTAGACATTTTAGGTGGCGACTATGCCCCTAAAGCAACAATATTAGGTGCAATAGAAGCTCAACAAATTTTATCAAATGATCAAAAACTTGTTCTATTTGGTAATGAAGAAGAGACTAAGTTGCTTATCGAACAAGCTGGGGGTAATCCTTCAGACTTTGAATACGTGCATGCACCTGAAAATATTAGTATGGGAGAACACCCTACTAAAGCGATTACGCAAAAACCTAATTCTAGTATAGCCAAAGGCTTTGAATTACTAAAACGAGGGGAAATTGACTCATTTGCATCTGCCGGTAACACGGGAGCAATGCTTGTCGGCTCACTTTTTAGTGTAAAAGCAGTACCTGGAGTACTAAGACCTGCTATAACGACAATTGTACCAAAACTTAAATCAGGTTTTGGATTACTACTTGACGTCGGCGCAAATGCAGATTGCAAACCCGAAATGCTGAATCAATTTGCGGTTTTGGGTAGCCTGTATTCGCAACATATGTTTGGTATCCCTTCACCGAGGATTGGTTTATTAAATATCGGTGAAGAAGAAGAAAAAGGAAATATCCTCACCACATCCACCTATCCCCTTTTAAAAAACAACGAACACATTAATTTCATCGGAAATGCGGAAGGCCGAGATCTGTTTTCAGATATAGCTGACGTATATGTCTGTGATGGTTTTACTGGAAATGTTGTTTTAAAGCTAGCAGAATCATTTTATGTAGTGACATTGAAAAAAGGATTCAAAGATGAATTCTTCGATCGATTCAACTACGAGCAATATGGAGGTAGTCCTGTTTTAGGAGTTAATGCTCCTGTGATAATAGGTCATGGAATATCAACTCCACAGGCTATTAAAAATATGGTTTTACAATCTAGAGATATGATCCAGTCAGACTTAATTGACAAAATCAGATCTGCATTTAATTAA
- a CDS encoding beta-ketoacyl-ACP synthase III — protein MSKIHAAITAVGGYVPDYILTNKELETMVDTNDEWIVSRTGIKERRILKGEGKATSDLAVPAVQQLLEKRGIAATDIELIIFCTSTPDMLFPATANILADKIGATNAWGYDLQAACSGFLFGLTTGVQFIESGKHKKVLVIGADKMSSVVNYQDRNTCILFGDGCGVVLLEPNTEGMGIQDSILKTDGSGGQYLNIKGGGSLNPASHATVDAGLHYAYQEGKTVFKFAVTNMANVAAEIMEKNNLQASDIAYLVPHQANKRIIDATADRAGLPEEKVMINIQKYGNTTSATIPLCLWEWESKLKKGDNLILAAFGGGFTWGSVYLKWAY, from the coding sequence ATGTCAAAAATTCATGCTGCAATTACGGCAGTTGGTGGATATGTACCTGATTATATCCTCACAAATAAAGAGTTGGAAACGATGGTTGATACCAATGACGAGTGGATTGTATCTCGTACGGGTATCAAAGAACGTAGAATCTTAAAAGGAGAAGGTAAAGCGACTTCAGATCTTGCTGTACCTGCGGTACAACAGTTATTAGAAAAAAGAGGAATTGCTGCAACAGATATTGAATTGATCATTTTCTGTACAAGTACACCAGATATGCTGTTTCCAGCGACAGCAAATATTTTGGCGGATAAAATTGGTGCTACCAATGCTTGGGGATATGATCTACAAGCCGCTTGTTCTGGCTTTCTTTTTGGCCTAACAACTGGTGTTCAATTTATTGAATCAGGTAAACACAAAAAGGTATTGGTTATTGGCGCAGATAAAATGTCTTCAGTAGTCAACTATCAAGATCGCAACACGTGTATCTTGTTTGGTGATGGCTGTGGTGTCGTTCTATTGGAGCCAAATACTGAAGGTATGGGTATTCAAGATAGTATTTTGAAAACTGACGGTTCTGGTGGTCAATATCTAAATATCAAAGGTGGTGGTTCTTTAAACCCTGCTTCGCATGCAACTGTAGACGCTGGTCTACACTACGCTTATCAAGAAGGTAAAACTGTCTTCAAATTTGCGGTTACCAATATGGCCAACGTAGCGGCAGAGATTATGGAGAAAAATAATCTTCAAGCTTCGGATATTGCTTATTTAGTACCGCATCAAGCGAACAAACGTATTATCGATGCAACAGCTGATCGCGCTGGTTTACCTGAGGAAAAGGTAATGATCAACATTCAGAAATACGGTAATACAACAAGCGCTACTATTCCTTTATGTTTATGGGAATGGGAAAGTAAGTTAAAGAAGGGTGATAACCTGATTTTAGCTGCTTTCGGTGGTGGATTTACTTGGGGATCTGTATACTTAAAATGGGCTTACTAA
- a CDS encoding ABC transporter ATP-binding protein, with the protein MIQLKNLFKWYNVGSTRSFVLKDVSLNIEEGDFVSIMGPSGSGKSTLLNIIGMLDEPDEGEYLFKGESILELKQKKRTQLFQSHIGYVFQSYHLLDEMTVYENIETPLIYKNKSSSERKSIVSDLLDRFNIVGKKDLFPSQLSGGQQQIVGIARALAGSPSLLLADEPTGNLNSKQGEEIMELFQQLNAEGVTIIQVTHSEKNATYGKRTVHMMDGQLK; encoded by the coding sequence ATGATCCAATTAAAGAACTTATTTAAATGGTATAATGTAGGGAGCACACGTTCATTCGTACTCAAAGATGTCAGTCTGAATATCGAAGAAGGGGACTTTGTATCGATTATGGGCCCGTCGGGTTCTGGAAAATCGACCTTACTGAACATCATCGGTATGTTGGATGAACCGGATGAGGGGGAGTACTTATTTAAAGGAGAAAGTATTTTAGAACTGAAACAAAAGAAAAGAACGCAGCTTTTTCAATCGCATATTGGCTATGTATTTCAATCTTATCATTTGCTTGATGAGATGACGGTATACGAAAACATCGAAACTCCATTGATCTATAAGAACAAATCTTCTTCTGAGCGTAAGTCAATCGTGAGCGATCTGTTGGACCGTTTTAATATTGTGGGAAAGAAGGATTTATTTCCTTCTCAGTTATCTGGAGGCCAACAACAGATTGTTGGGATTGCCAGAGCACTGGCGGGTTCGCCATCCCTCCTGCTCGCGGATGAGCCTACGGGAAATCTGAACTCGAAACAAGGAGAGGAAATCATGGAGCTATTCCAGCAGCTCAATGCAGAGGGGGTAACGATCATTCAGGTAACACATTCTGAAAAAAATGCCACTTATGGAAAAAGAACGGTGCACATGATGGACGGTCAATTAAAATAA
- the rpiB gene encoding ribose 5-phosphate isomerase B encodes MSTLKTIAIGSDHAGIEYKTAIVALLKELGYEVKDFGPYNTDSVDYPDYAHPVATEVEDNKAALGVLICGSANGVAITANKHQGIRASIAWLEEIAALARQHNDANVICIPARFIDLELAKSIVKTFVSTDFEGGRHATRVNKIACGC; translated from the coding sequence ATGAGTACTTTAAAAACAATTGCGATAGGAAGTGATCACGCAGGAATTGAATACAAAACTGCTATCGTAGCTTTATTAAAAGAATTAGGATACGAGGTAAAAGATTTCGGTCCTTACAATACCGATTCTGTTGATTACCCAGACTATGCACACCCTGTTGCAACTGAAGTTGAGGATAATAAAGCAGCTTTAGGCGTGTTGATCTGTGGAAGCGCAAATGGCGTTGCTATTACCGCGAATAAACACCAAGGAATCCGTGCTTCTATAGCATGGTTAGAAGAAATTGCAGCGTTAGCTCGTCAACATAATGATGCGAACGTAATCTGTATTCCGGCTCGATTTATTGATCTAGAATTAGCAAAATCAATCGTTAAAACTTTTGTTTCCACAGATTTCGAAGGTGGTAGACATGCAACTCGTGTCAATAAAATTGCTTGTGGTTGTTAA
- the tatC gene encoding twin-arginine translocase subunit TatC has translation MSTTDRKSLIESIKDKGKNIEAEMSFFDHLEVLRWHLVRSVIAIFIFAGLSFTFYDFVFNEIIMGPKNLNFWTYRMMCLVGDKFNIDGFCVEHIPFNIINTELAGQFMLQINSCLLMSLLLGFPYILFEIWLFIKPALTDLERRSARGFVFYATLLFVLGVLFGYYVVVPLSVNFLANISLSIEITNQITIDSYLSTIATLSLGCGIVFLLPILIFILSKMGIMTPEFMRASRRYATVIILVIAAIITPTADVITMLTVATPMFILYEISILVSAKVKKQKLAQEKNNI, from the coding sequence ATGAGTACTACAGATCGCAAAAGCCTAATTGAATCTATAAAAGATAAAGGAAAAAATATAGAAGCAGAAATGTCTTTCTTTGATCATCTCGAAGTTCTGAGATGGCATTTAGTTCGTTCGGTGATAGCAATATTTATTTTTGCAGGTTTATCGTTCACCTTTTACGATTTCGTCTTCAACGAAATCATAATGGGACCTAAAAATCTTAATTTCTGGACATATAGAATGATGTGTCTTGTGGGTGACAAGTTTAATATTGATGGGTTTTGTGTGGAACATATTCCTTTCAATATTATCAATACGGAATTGGCCGGACAGTTTATGTTACAGATAAACTCTTGTTTATTGATGTCGTTGCTCTTAGGGTTCCCTTACATCTTGTTTGAGATTTGGCTTTTTATAAAGCCCGCATTAACAGATTTAGAGCGTAGATCTGCTCGTGGATTTGTTTTTTATGCAACCTTGTTATTTGTATTAGGAGTTTTATTTGGATACTATGTTGTTGTTCCTCTTTCGGTCAACTTTTTAGCGAATATCTCCCTGAGTATAGAAATTACGAATCAGATTACTATTGATTCTTATCTTTCAACGATAGCGACATTATCATTAGGTTGTGGGATCGTGTTCTTATTACCGATATTGATTTTTATCTTATCAAAAATGGGTATCATGACTCCTGAGTTTATGCGTGCTAGTAGAAGATATGCAACGGTAATTATCTTAGTTATTGCCGCTATCATCACCCCTACTGCAGATGTCATCACGATGTTAACGGTAGCGACTCCGATGTTTATATTATACGAAATCAGTATTTTAGTATCGGCGAAAGTAAAAAAACAAAAATTAGCACAAGAAAAAAATAATATATAA
- a CDS encoding transglutaminase-like domain-containing protein encodes MDEKELQALVTLLDDPDQLIAEEIEHKLLSLGPDIIPALEEYWESAFDPFIQERLERIIHEIQFAQIKNELLVWKMSNSFDLLEGLLIINSYQYPSYNNSLIRVTLEELKREIWIALRYEMTPLEKVSLINHILFDKFGLSGNTHDYHNPQNSFIGRVLESKKGNPLTLSCIYSIVAQKLDIPIFGINLPKHFILSYQNELQPEDDLLFYLNAFNKGQVMQKSDVVSFLRQLNLPLSKEYMLPCDHVTILKRVLRNLITAYEQNESTSKKLEIETLFRLLDE; translated from the coding sequence ATGGATGAAAAAGAATTACAGGCTTTGGTTACCTTATTGGATGATCCTGATCAATTGATTGCAGAAGAAATCGAGCATAAGCTTTTAAGCTTGGGACCTGATATCATTCCTGCTTTGGAGGAATATTGGGAGTCTGCATTTGACCCCTTTATACAAGAGCGTCTAGAGCGTATCATCCATGAAATACAATTTGCCCAAATTAAAAATGAACTCTTGGTATGGAAGATGAGCAACTCTTTTGACCTCTTAGAGGGATTGTTGATCATCAATAGCTACCAATATCCTTCCTACAACAATAGCCTTATACGGGTCACCTTAGAAGAGCTAAAACGAGAAATATGGATAGCGCTAAGGTACGAGATGACTCCTTTGGAGAAAGTGTCGTTGATCAATCATATCTTGTTTGATAAATTTGGCCTATCGGGAAATACACATGACTATCACAATCCTCAAAACTCATTTATTGGCAGGGTATTGGAATCTAAAAAAGGAAACCCTTTGACACTTTCTTGTATCTACAGTATTGTTGCACAAAAACTTGATATCCCTATTTTTGGTATTAATCTACCCAAACATTTTATCCTATCTTATCAAAATGAGCTGCAACCGGAAGATGATTTGTTATTTTACTTGAATGCCTTCAATAAGGGACAGGTGATGCAAAAATCGGATGTTGTATCATTCCTGAGACAACTCAACCTACCCCTATCAAAGGAATATATGTTGCCTTGCGATCACGTGACCATACTAAAAAGAGTACTTCGTAATCTCATCACTGCTTACGAACAAAATGAAAGTACAAGCAAGAAACTAGAAATCGAAACACTCTTTAGGCTCTTAGATGAATAA
- a CDS encoding epoxyqueuosine reductase QueH: protein MEEKEFVREKLTLPNEGKKLLLHSCCAPCAGEVMEALISSDIAFTIYFYNPNIHPRKEYDLRKEENIRFAEKHNIPFIDADYDVDHWFELAKGMENEPEKGSRCTMCFDMRFEKTAEYAAANGFDVISSSLGISRWKNMDQINDCGVRAASRHQDMDYWTFNWRKKGGAIRMLEISKKERFYMQEYCGCAYSLRDTNRWRMETGRAKIELGKNFYE from the coding sequence ATGGAAGAGAAGGAGTTCGTCAGAGAAAAGTTAACATTACCCAACGAAGGCAAAAAACTGCTTTTACATTCGTGTTGTGCACCCTGCGCTGGAGAAGTAATGGAGGCTTTAATTAGCTCGGATATCGCATTCACGATCTATTTCTACAATCCCAATATTCACCCACGTAAAGAATACGATTTACGAAAAGAGGAGAATATTCGTTTTGCAGAAAAACATAATATCCCCTTTATTGATGCCGATTACGATGTTGATCATTGGTTTGAATTGGCAAAGGGAATGGAAAACGAGCCTGAGAAAGGTTCTCGTTGTACCATGTGCTTTGATATGCGGTTTGAGAAAACAGCAGAATATGCTGCTGCAAATGGATTTGATGTGATTTCAAGTTCATTGGGTATTTCGAGGTGGAAAAACATGGATCAGATCAATGACTGTGGTGTACGAGCTGCATCCCGTCATCAAGATATGGACTATTGGACGTTCAATTGGCGAAAAAAAGGAGGTGCAATTCGCATGCTAGAAATATCTAAAAAGGAACGTTTTTACATGCAGGAATATTGCGGCTGTGCCTATTCCCTTCGCGATACCAATCGATGGAGAATGGAGACTGGTAGAGCAAAAATAGAATTGGGTAAAAATTTTTATGAATAA
- the accC gene encoding acetyl-CoA carboxylase biotin carboxylase subunit → MFKKILIANRGEIALRIIRTCREMGIKSVAVYSTADKDSLHVRFADEAVCIGPPASKDSYLNIPNIISAAELTNADAIHPGYGFLAENARFSSICAQYGIKFIGPTAEQIEKMGDKSQAKDTMKKAGVPTVPGSDGLLSSFQEGIKLAKGIGYPVIIKATAGGGGKGMRIIWNEEEFEHAWDSARQESAAAFGNDGMYLEKYVEEPRHIEIQVVGDQYGTVCHLSERDCSIQRRHQKLLEEAPSPFITPELRQQMGEAAIKGAKAVNYEGAGTIEFLVDKNRNFYFMEMNTRIQVEHPVTEEVINFDLIKEQIKVAAGIPISGKNYEPTMHAIECRINAEDPFHNFRPSPGKITNFHSPGGHGVRIDTHVYAGYTIPPYYDSMIAKVICVAQTREEAISTMERALSEFVIEGIKTTIPLHLRLMRDPNFRAGNFTTKFMETFDLSEDNV, encoded by the coding sequence ATGTTTAAAAAAATATTAATAGCTAATAGAGGAGAAATCGCTTTACGTATCATTCGCACATGTCGCGAAATGGGTATCAAAAGTGTAGCTGTTTATTCAACAGCTGATAAAGATAGTTTACACGTTCGTTTTGCGGATGAAGCTGTTTGTATCGGTCCTCCTGCCAGTAAAGATTCTTACTTAAACATTCCAAATATTATCTCAGCTGCAGAGTTAACAAACGCAGATGCGATTCACCCTGGATATGGTTTCTTAGCAGAAAACGCAAGATTTTCATCAATATGTGCGCAGTATGGTATCAAATTTATTGGTCCCACAGCAGAGCAGATTGAAAAAATGGGCGATAAATCGCAGGCAAAAGATACCATGAAGAAAGCTGGCGTACCAACGGTACCTGGTTCTGATGGTCTTTTGAGCTCTTTCCAAGAAGGCATTAAACTCGCTAAAGGAATTGGCTATCCTGTTATTATCAAAGCTACTGCTGGTGGTGGTGGTAAAGGTATGCGCATTATTTGGAACGAAGAAGAATTTGAACATGCTTGGGACTCTGCACGTCAAGAATCTGCTGCTGCCTTCGGAAACGATGGTATGTATCTAGAGAAATATGTGGAAGAACCAAGACATATCGAAATTCAAGTAGTGGGTGATCAATACGGTACCGTATGTCACTTATCTGAAAGAGATTGTTCTATTCAACGTCGTCACCAAAAATTATTAGAAGAGGCTCCTTCACCATTTATTACGCCAGAATTACGTCAACAAATGGGTGAAGCTGCTATCAAAGGAGCAAAGGCTGTTAACTATGAAGGTGCAGGTACAATTGAGTTTTTAGTTGATAAAAACCGTAACTTCTACTTCATGGAAATGAATACCCGTATTCAGGTTGAGCATCCAGTAACGGAAGAGGTCATTAATTTTGATTTAATCAAAGAACAAATCAAAGTTGCGGCTGGTATCCCAATTTCTGGAAAAAACTATGAGCCTACGATGCATGCTATCGAATGCCGTATCAATGCTGAGGATCCATTCCATAATTTCCGTCCTTCACCAGGAAAAATAACAAATTTCCATTCACCAGGTGGACACGGTGTACGTATCGACACGCATGTTTACGCTGGATACACGATTCCACCGTATTACGATTCGATGATTGCAAAAGTTATCTGCGTGGCACAAACACGTGAAGAAGCAATTTCAACAATGGAAAGAGCTTTAAGCGAATTTGTTATCGAAGGTATTAAAACAACTATACCTCTTCATTTACGCTTAATGCGTGACCCAAACTTCAGAGCGGGTAACTTTACTACGAAGTTTATGGAGACTTTTGACCTTTCAGAAGATAATGTATAA
- a CDS encoding YceD family protein, with protein sequence MKHLKQYRIPFSGLNAGKHNFEFEINKEFFDCFEHSIVKSGNLMANVELQKQENLLILNFTIAGDIQLTCDVCLSEFPSPIAVKERVLVKFTAEDWTDNTEEVLVLSKSDHELDLTELLYEYINLAVPLFAKCSDQGEDNTCDPVMLAHLSVEQSKEDQAKKENIDPRWAALRNIKNN encoded by the coding sequence GTGAAACATCTAAAACAATATAGAATACCGTTTTCGGGGCTAAATGCAGGAAAGCATAATTTTGAGTTTGAAATAAATAAAGAGTTCTTTGATTGTTTTGAGCATTCCATTGTTAAAAGTGGAAATCTAATGGCAAATGTTGAATTACAAAAGCAAGAAAATTTGCTTATATTGAATTTCACAATTGCTGGAGATATCCAATTAACATGCGACGTTTGTTTAAGCGAGTTTCCATCGCCGATTGCAGTTAAAGAGCGTGTTTTAGTCAAATTCACAGCTGAAGACTGGACCGATAATACCGAAGAAGTACTGGTATTATCCAAAAGCGATCATGAGCTAGACCTGACCGAATTGCTATATGAATATATTAATTTAGCAGTTCCTTTGTTCGCTAAATGCAGTGACCAAGGAGAAGATAATACTTGTGACCCGGTGATGTTAGCCCACTTATCAGTTGAGCAAAGCAAGGAAGATCAAGCAAAAAAAGAAAACATTGACCCACGTTGGGCCGCACTAAGAAATATTAAAAATAACTAA